The DNA window CATGCAACAGAGAGAATTATATTCTTGTTTATTCTTCtgaaaatcaaaaacatttcACCCAACCAACACATCTCAAATTATGTACTATTATGAGTTAAATCTACTCTAGGCTACATTATTATAAGAAAGTctctcattattatgatttactGAATAATATTTTTGCTAAACTCTGGCGTAAACAGGCTTCCATATTAATGTatatgttgggttaaaaaaatggagataaaaaaatattgttaaatgtaTAAGATATGCCTACTGTACACAATTCATAGTAATACATGAGATATTATGAAATGTCAAAAGTGATAGGAATTAATCAGAAAAAGGGACAATTGTTGACTAAGGTGTGTCCCAAAGTTATTTAATACTTCTCAAATTGTGTTTCTCCATCATTCAATATGAAAGAAGTTTTTTTTCATCGAATAATAAACCCTTTTTTCATGAGAAGTGTCTTCACATCTTAACAATAATTCTTGTTTAAAGGCAGTAGGACAATATTAGCGGTAACCAGGTAAAATATGCCTTATTAAAGAGATAAAGGAAAGAACGGCGCGCTTAAAGCGGAAATGACGTAATTTGTTATTACCCATCCTCCGTGCTATCGTCATCAGTGGCATGGACGGGAAAACCAATTGCCTGGCTACCGTTACCTTCGCGAGCGTCTCTGGATTATAACCGTATTCCTAATTTGAGATGTTTTGGACTTGGCTTTGAATTAATCTTGCACACATTACTCACATTTTGAGTATTAATCGCCTGCAAGCAAACAGCTTCTTTTCGCGCTCTTGTGAAGATCCCTACGTCAGTTAGCAAGTTTTGCTCCTGTAAACAAAATGGCGGACAATGAAGACGATAATAATTCAGCGTCCAAATCTGCTGCAGCGAAAATGGAAAATCTCGACGCGAGCGGACCTCTGCCGCAGCCAGAGACGACACAAGCCGAGGGAGACAATAATGAAGTCGACGCAAGCAAAACGCCGTCCACCGCAGAAGGGGGCGTTGATCAAGGCCTCGCCGAGTTAATGCACAGCGAGTCGGCGGTGGATGTCAGAGTTGTGGATGGTACTCAGGAGGTGATCGGGCAAATCGTAGGGGGTGAGGTGATAACCGATCCGAATATCATAACGTCCTATGTCCAGGCCACCGCAGAGGCCGGTGTGACGGCAGAATGCACCACTGTAAGCGGCGAAGTCTTAAACGCTCTTGCACCGACGACCACCATCATTTACGTGCAGCCCGACGGCAGCTTCGTCGAGAGCTCGGGCTTATCGGCCGAGGAGCAGCAGCAACTAATCGAGCAATTAGCCAAACAACAATTAGTCCATGTGGCAGGGACTGAGACAGTTGTGAAACCCTCCACGTCCCCTATCGTGGACGTGCAGCAGGTTATAGTGAGTAAAGCACAGGTGATCGCCCAGACAGAGCCAGCTACGACCCATACAACTACCCCGAAGATACTGCAGAGAGCTGTCACATCGCAGCAGACGTCCTACATTACACTGGAATCCAGTAACTTGCAGTTGGCGACAGCGATCCAGCCACAGCCAGTCAGTATCGTGCAGAACGCGTCGCAGCAGCTGCAGAGCGTCGCCAAACAGGTCGCGCTGCAGCAGTCGCAGAATGGAGCCAACACGACCACCCAGAAGGTAGGATATTGGCTTTCATAAGTCAGAGAGATTGTATTACAAGAAGATCCAGTTATGTACAGTGTGGAATGGGACTGAAGAAAATCTAGAAACAGTAAttccttttctttccttttcctATTTCCTGTCGTGTATATTGTTAATTTCTTCCACAAGTATTTCCTTCATGTACTTGAATTATTCTGCATTTCCTTCCATCCATATGTACTTCCTTTCTTCTGCAGATTAAAGTACATCTCCCTTTTCCCACAAGTATTTCGTTCTGTACTTTCCTTTTCTGCATTTCCTTCCTTTCTGTACTCCTGTCCCCATACTATTTTTCTTCAGCACATACTTCTTTCTATACTTCCTTTTTCCCCAAAAGTGTCTTCCTTTAATTCCTCCCTCTCTTCCTCTTGCTTTACAGATTTCCTTCCATGCTTCCTTCTGTACATTTCACAAGCATTTGCTTCTTTACTTCCTTTCAAACATTTTTCCCTTTGTACTTCCTTGTACAATCCTATTACCTACTTGTACTTCCTCGCTTCCTTTTGCGCTTTCTTCCACAAGTGTTGGCACCTTTTGCACTTTTCTGTATATAGTTCTTTTTCTCTATACATctttttattcatgcatatGTATTGTCTAAAGAAATTATACAAACTATTAAGTACTTTTAAATCCTATTAGACTGTTGTTGGCATGAGATCTTATTAAcgtctctgtttttactgttgtATAATAATTGTAATTCTATAATATTTGGGCAGAATAGTGTTATGTCAAATGCATCCTCCTACCTTCTGTTTAGTATTCTGCATAAATTCAGTCGGATATTCTAATATACATGAATGAATTAGTCCACAGACTGTGTAAGCATATTATTTTGCCATTTATCTCCAGTGTTAATGTTTTTTCACACCTTAAATTATTCAGGCAGCCGAGCCCATCCAAATTCAAGTGCAGGCACCTCTGAAGCAAGACAGTAAACAACGGCAGACAACTCCAATAACAATTTTACAGTCGCAGAATCTGTCAGCCGGTCAGCCGCTGGTGAAGGTTTCAACCGTAGGAACATTAAGCAGCCCACAGATCATCCATATCACCCCTGTGCCAGGACAGCAGCAATATTTCTTACAAAACCCAAGCGATCCTCCTATTCAGCTTCTCCTTCAGAAACCGTCACCTGTGGTTAGCACCATTTCTGTCCCAATTAGCAAGGTACACGTCCCTGCACCAGCCACAGTCAAGAGTCCACCAGCCAAGCCGGTTGTTCCTACCCCAAAGGTCCTTGTGCCGTCTCCTAAAGTTTTATCTCCTCCAGCCAAGATAACAATGCCTACCAAAGTTATTACTGCAGAAACAAAAACTTCAACTCCACCCGTTGAAAAGGACACACAGAAAGTTAAGAATCGCCAGAAGAAGCCTCAAAAAATCCAGACCCGCTCTGGTCGGGTGTCTAGACCACCTAAGCACAAGGTGAAGGACTACaagtttattaagaatgaggACTTGGCAGAAAGCCACCAATCAGATTCGGATGACTACTCTGAGATAAGCGTGGAGGATGAGGAAGGAGAAGAACACAGGAAGAAGAGCTCAGATGTAACCCTCAATCTACGTGACAAATCCTTTAAATGTGATACCTGTGATAAAGCGTACATCGGCGTCGCCGGTTTGAATAGACACTATAAGCTAAATCCCACACATGACAAGAACCCGACGCCACCTCAAGCAGAAGACCTCTCCAAAACTAGAGACGAACAACCTTCGGGAACTGAAGTCACCGATACTAGTCATGTGAAAACACTCAGTACTCAAAAAGTAAGATGATTTGTTTTGCTTGCTTGATAATGGGTGTATTTATCTGATTCATCAAATAATCACATGTTGTTAACAATATTTCAGGTTCAAGAAATTGGCAAGGTAGAAATCAGGAGACCTGGGCGGCCTAGGGGACCAGGACGGCCTGGCCGTCCAAGGAGGCCTGGTCGGCCACCTAAGAGAGGACGACCAGGACGGCCACCCAAGTACCCAGGAGGAATGAGCTTGGAGCAGCAAGCACAAAGACAGAGAAATCGGCTAAAAGAAGTATGATTGCTATACATCTGTGTGCTTGCACTattcaaataatttattccTACATTCTAGGTCaagtgttttttaaagaaatgcttTGTTATAGTGACTTCTCACCATCATCTCTGCTGTTGGTACACTCACATGTTTGATGCCTTCCACCTATGAGGAAGTTACATCATGTTACATGCTGAGTAAAGTGCTTATGGTGAGGGCTGGGTGATATAAGCCAAATGTCATAACAGTATTTTGCTTGATACAGTGGGGTTCAAAAGTCAACTTGTGATAATACttcttttttgcatttttctaattttagtttttttttgttgttgttgttgtttttttaaaaaaaaaattctcattcaGATCAAgtacaataactatattagcgtccactaACTGTGGCTCATATCTGGTGGAGCAGGTGGGGCAGAGCATCACCAAAATATTCATCCAAAACAAGGACCTCTATAAACTGAATcaataataaattgtaaatGTTTTCAGCATTCTGTAACAAATATTTTTGGAATTTCTAGACTATTTTAAGTGCAATTTAACGCATGGCTTCGGCAGGCATGCATTATGATTCTAAGCAGGGTAAGCGGGTGCCTGAGCCCTGCCCAGCTCTTCAGCACCCCATAGATTTAAATGTAAATCTGTGATGAAAAATGGAACTGCATCTCTAATTGAGAGCCATTGGAGTAGATTTGAGACTGCCCCGCTTATTTTCACGTTACCTTTCTTAAATCTTGCTCCAGACCAAGACAATAACAAACTTTAGCTATGTGTATCTGCATCAGGTCAGTAATTAGTTGGCATCTCTGTTCTTCCTATCAAATTAATGAAATTTTAAACATGCTTATGTGAAAAACCTTTATAGTTTTGTTGAGTTTTATGTTTGTTCTGAGAATAGAAATGACTTTTCCTCATTGGAATTTTTCCTCAACTTGTAACATTCTAAAATAACACTTGAAAGCAATAAGTAGTACATTAAGGCAATAATAAGATCAACATTAGACTGCCACCTTCAGTGTTACGCAAGGAAACTGCTTGTGTCCAGTGATTAGAATATAAAACTTAccaaatgtttatcataaactAGCACTAAGACCCAGAATCTGCCCTACCTAAATTTACAGTCAGGAGCTGCTACTGGAGGCCACACCAATTCAcattaacttttatttataGTCACTGCAGTTATGTCGTCTGCCAATTTAAAAGCTTGAGCTCTTTAAAgaaggatggattctgattggctgtcagtgtttttagTGTTCATCTACTGGAAAACATTGCTCTGGAAGTGATTCCAACGAGTGATTCTGTGTTATTATCGTTATAGTCATGATGTGGACTTCCTTATTCTCATAGAATTAGAActattaaaactttatagttattgtcctTAGTGTGAACATGCCTTTAGATTCTTTTAGTAGTCTTATTTTTTACAAATCGATTCACATGGTCAATGTCAcaaattttcagtgtgaactgATACTTCTAAATCATATTGAATATTGAGATAGGATTGACACTTTTGactgtaatttttaatttatcctTGACTGAAGTTAATTTCTTACCATGTTTAAGCAATTAAAGTGAAACTTTTATTCTACTATCTTCACAAAGATATTATAATGCAGTGGTAAATATTCTCATGGCTGTATCAGTTCTCACCTAAACAGTTCATTAAACCACTAATACTAATACTTAGTATAACTGCGGTTATACTAATACTGACTATCTTTCTCCAGTTTATTAAACAGTATGACGATGAGGATCTCATGGAGATTGTTCTTCCACGTCTGGCCAGAGTCATGACTGTATGGGAGTTTGTGCTGATGAAGGTATGTTTAGATATTCTGAAACATGGGATAGATTTTTGAATTTTGTATTG is part of the Chanodichthys erythropterus isolate Z2021 chromosome 18, ASM2448905v1, whole genome shotgun sequence genome and encodes:
- the znf839 gene encoding zinc finger protein 839, whose amino-acid sequence is MADNEDDNNSASKSAAAKMENLDASGPLPQPETTQAEGDNNEVDASKTPSTAEGGVDQGLAELMHSESAVDVRVVDGTQEVIGQIVGGEVITDPNIITSYVQATAEAGVTAECTTVSGEVLNALAPTTTIIYVQPDGSFVESSGLSAEEQQQLIEQLAKQQLVHVAGTETVVKPSTSPIVDVQQVIVSKAQVIAQTEPATTHTTTPKILQRAVTSQQTSYITLESSNLQLATAIQPQPVSIVQNASQQLQSVAKQVALQQSQNGANTTTQKAAEPIQIQVQAPLKQDSKQRQTTPITILQSQNLSAGQPLVKVSTVGTLSSPQIIHITPVPGQQQYFLQNPSDPPIQLLLQKPSPVVSTISVPISKVHVPAPATVKSPPAKPVVPTPKVLVPSPKVLSPPAKITMPTKVITAETKTSTPPVEKDTQKVKNRQKKPQKIQTRSGRVSRPPKHKVKDYKFIKNEDLAESHQSDSDDYSEISVEDEEGEEHRKKSSDVTLNLRDKSFKCDTCDKAYIGVAGLNRHYKLNPTHDKNPTPPQAEDLSKTRDEQPSGTEVTDTSHVKTLSTQKVQEIGKVEIRRPGRPRGPGRPGRPRRPGRPPKRGRPGRPPKYPGGMSLEQQAQRQRNRLKEFIKQYDDEDLMEIVLPRLARVMTVWEFVLMKVEKGYPSKQQFPSVYHEFEQLHSQVKKMALEYLHTSPASRPAIEVNNMGVLQSLGITDPNALKLLTSSEGQQSQKTNQSEPRANQATKSLRTFENAKMLPPAKRFKIENCNEETNGYQVNQNGIQKDETVDGSVLRKPQVVLTRLENLTSVDLTAEDATQSAENTSPPRTEEEPMETEVPSSDSDATKTVEDPDISKVLNSSVTVDIADQMKQLEQALSTDSEFKNSQEPAQQEVQDGQADALEDPEASQVVQEESPVVIQTAEGLVMQSAEELAAKGIVIVNGPDGTMMHIEAPEGVPLETVHALLGIETERKT